The nucleotide window GGCGGGCCAGGACCTGCACCAGCTCGACCGCGCACGTCGCCACCCCGCCGAGGAACAGCTCGGCCGGGGTCAGCGCCTCCCCCGGGCAGCCGTTCTGGGCCGGGCCGTCGACGACGAGGTGCTGGTCGCGGGCGCTCAGCAGGACCCGCCCGAAGGTGGCCGTGGCCGCCGCCCGCACCACGTAGTCAGCCGGGGCCGTGCTCACGGCTGCCCATGATGGCGGGGCCGGGCTCTTTCCCGCTGAATATGTCTTGACAGTTATATGCGGTAGGAGGCATGCTAGGCGCAATGTCTGTCTTCGAGGTGCTGGCGGATCCCCACCGGCGGCGGATCCTGGACCTGGTCCGGGACGAGGAGCGTCCGGTGGGGGAGCTGGTCGACGCCCTCGGGCTCAGCCAGCCCGCCGTGTCCAAGCACCTGCGGATCCTCCGCGACTCGGGGCTGGTCGGGGCGCGGGTCGACGCCCAGCGCCGGCTGTACCGGGCCCGGACCTCGGCCCTGCGCGAGATCGACGACTGGCTGGCGCCCTACCGGAGGCTGTGGGCCGCCAGCCTCGAGGACCTGGGACGACACCTCGAGGAGATGCCGGATGAATCCTGACGAGCGCGACTACGGGACCGCCGAGGAGCTGACCGACGGCTGGTGGCAGCTGCGGTTCGAGCGCACCTACCCGTATCCCGTCGAGAAGGTGTGGAGGGCGGTGACCGAACCCGAGCACCTGGCCGCCTGGTTCCCGACGACGATCGACGGCCCCCGGGAGGCGGGCCACGCCCTGCGCTTCACCTTCCCCGAGGACGAGGCCCCGCCCTTCGACGGCGAGGTCCTCGCCTACCAGCCCCGGTCCGTGTTCGAGTTCCGGTGGGGGCCGGACCGGATCCGCTTCGAGGTCGCCGGGTCCGGTGCGTTCACCAACCTCACCCTCCTGCACACCTTCGACGAGCGGGGCAAAGCGGCGCGCGACGCGGCGGGATGGCATGTCTGCCTGGACGCGCTCGGGGCCGCCCTCGACGGCAGCGACAGCCCCCGGGAGCGGATGAGCGGTTGGGCCGACGTGCACCCCGGCTACGTCGAGCGTTTCGGCCCCGAAGCCTCGACGGTCGGGCCGCCGAAGCCGGCGGGCGGGTGAGCGCGCCTACAGCACGACGAGGACCTGGCCCCGCAGCCGGGCGAAGGCACCCCTGCCACCTCCTCCCCGCGATCCCCTGGCCGTCGATCGACTCGGCTGCGGAATAGCAGTTGCGAACGCCCGGCTACCAGGCGAAGAGACGACGAGGCTGCAGGGCGAAGAGGACCTGGAACCCGATGACGGGGCAAACGTCGCCCCGCTAGCTTTCCTACTACGTACCTACCCATAGTAGTATCCGAGTATGAAGCTCAGCGTGAGCCTTCCCGAGGAAGACGTCGAGTTCCTGGACCGCTACGCCGATAGCCAGGGCATCGGGTCACGGTCGGCGGTCGTGCACAAGGCGGTGCGACTCCTACGCGCGTCCCAGCTCGGACCGGCCTACGAGGAGGCGTGGGTCGAGTGGGCGGACAGCTCCGACGCCGAGCTGTGGGAGTCCACGGTCAGCGATGGGCTGAGCTGATGCGCCGGGGCGAGATTCGCCTCGTGGACCTCGATCCGACCCGAGGCGCAGAGGCGGGCAAGCGCCGACCGGCGGTCATCGTGAGCAATGACGGAGCGAACATGACCGCCGAGCGCCTGGGGCGCGGCGTCGTCACCGTCGTTCCTGTCACGTCCAATGTGGCTCGCCTATATCCGTTCCAAGTGATCCTGGATGCGGCGAGCACTGGCCTCGAGCGCGACTCCAAGGCTCAAGCTGAACAAGTCCGCTCAGTAGCCGTCGAGCGCGTCGGTTCTCGACTCGGGGCGCTCACCGGTGATCTGATCGCGGCCCTCGACGACGCGCTGCGCCTTCATCTAGCGCTCTGACCATGACGGCGGCGCGACCACAGATGCTCGAATCCCGGTCCCCAAGCGCCGGCCGGTCACATCGCGGACCGGGGCGAACCTTGTCATCGCCGCCCCGGTCCGCGACCTTGGCCTACTGGTTCTGCCCGCAGTAGAGCGAGACGTTCATGGCGTCGGTGGTGATGGCGTCGGTACCGAGAGGGGTGGCGTCCTTGCTGGAGATGGCCTGCTTGGCCGCGGTCGCCAGGTCCTGGGCCTGCGACTTGATCGACGACGGGAGATTCGGCACGTCAGCCGTGAACTGGCTGACCAGATCGGGGTGGGCGGA belongs to Acidimicrobiales bacterium and includes:
- a CDS encoding type II toxin-antitoxin system PemK/MazF family toxin, which produces MRRGEIRLVDLDPTRGAEAGKRRPAVIVSNDGANMTAERLGRGVVTVVPVTSNVARLYPFQVILDAASTGLERDSKAQAEQVRSVAVERVGSRLGALTGDLIAALDDALRLHLAL
- a CDS encoding ribbon-helix-helix domain-containing protein, yielding MKLSVSLPEEDVEFLDRYADSQGIGSRSAVVHKAVRLLRASQLGPAYEEAWVEWADSSDAELWESTVSDGLS
- a CDS encoding SRPBCC family protein, with protein sequence MNPDERDYGTAEELTDGWWQLRFERTYPYPVEKVWRAVTEPEHLAAWFPTTIDGPREAGHALRFTFPEDEAPPFDGEVLAYQPRSVFEFRWGPDRIRFEVAGSGAFTNLTLLHTFDERGKAARDAAGWHVCLDALGAALDGSDSPRERMSGWADVHPGYVERFGPEASTVGPPKPAGG
- a CDS encoding metalloregulator ArsR/SmtB family transcription factor — protein: MSVFEVLADPHRRRILDLVRDEERPVGELVDALGLSQPAVSKHLRILRDSGLVGARVDAQRRLYRARTSALREIDDWLAPYRRLWAASLEDLGRHLEEMPDES